The Sorangiineae bacterium MSr11367 genome window below encodes:
- a CDS encoding HAMP domain-containing histidine kinase — protein sequence MGRTADDELARERFIAIGEIAAEVAHELRNALQVITASAYVARQDPAASAPHIHKIERHARLAHSIVDDLMSLARGEPAHAEPILLYDVLVAARAEIGTGAARWNDAITPADVRVRAHAGLATRLFHALYENAIHASQPQAPTITTRAWLEAQAIVIEVGDDGPGVPSEIASNIFDPLVSGREGGTGLGLALARRIAAAHAGGLSLVLTEAETSEAGARTGATFRITLPRHR from the coding sequence GTGGGTCGCACGGCGGACGACGAGCTGGCGCGCGAGCGCTTCATCGCCATCGGGGAGATCGCAGCGGAAGTCGCGCACGAGTTGCGAAATGCGCTGCAGGTGATCACCGCCAGCGCGTACGTCGCACGGCAGGATCCTGCCGCGAGCGCACCGCACATCCACAAGATCGAGCGGCACGCCCGGCTGGCGCATTCCATCGTGGACGACCTGATGTCGCTCGCGCGCGGCGAGCCGGCGCACGCGGAGCCGATTCTCCTCTACGACGTGCTCGTGGCGGCGCGGGCCGAGATTGGAACGGGCGCGGCGCGTTGGAACGACGCCATCACGCCGGCCGACGTGCGGGTGCGCGCGCACGCGGGGCTCGCAACGCGCCTGTTTCACGCGCTGTACGAGAACGCGATCCACGCGAGCCAGCCGCAGGCGCCCACCATCACGACGCGCGCGTGGCTGGAGGCGCAGGCCATCGTGATCGAGGTGGGGGACGACGGCCCAGGGGTGCCTTCGGAAATTGCGTCCAACATTTTCGATCCGCTGGTGAGCGGGCGGGAGGGCGGTACCGGTCTCGGCCTCGCATTGGCCCGGCGCATTGCCGCGGCGCACGCGGGCGGGCTTTCGCTGGTGCTGACCGAGGCCGAAACCAGCGAGGCCGGCGCACGAACGGGCGCGACCTTCCGCATAACGTTGCCACGCCATAGATAA
- a CDS encoding BamA/TamA family outer membrane protein: MSSSILAFLAVLLLTLTGCTSIPKGRSAIDTVTIRGSSKVEDSDIEERLATAETPKFLGMFRGVVFEYELYDRFVFQRDLARVERFYRARGFYDAHARAGRITRISENHVRVEVVVEEGKAIVVHSVALHGIESLSPRESRAVRRAIRKTLPDDQPFDEDKYKDAEIQVVRALTDRGFAYAKADRDASVDLVAHTADVSFTVTLGKKVQFGEVTYEGNGDIPLEPVKRALDINPGEPYSTADLDAAQQALLDLQVFSSVEIIPDLEHPETGKVPLHVKLEPSKLRTIKLGGGIEFDKIRSDVHLLFGWEHHNYLGGLRTLSVQFRPGLVFYPLRADNIVMPRDFLPMEKLRIELRQPGFLEARTSGFIRPEFNVIPFIPPIDTKYIDTAPVIGYAEAKTAVGVDRTFGKIYAALVQSVNVAYPFSYLGEKDDALRTLVISGPELITNLDLRDNRVHPHKGFYLGNNLQVAGGIFGGHASDIKIQPDARAYIPLPHKITLAMRLSVGFLFPFNYGEVVRNKLGEELDPKNNAQRAERTRDFQIMYFRGLFSGGSSSNRGYALRSIGPHAIVPFLNPDLASLQLDEPECASVNTAGLPQIPQPQCGIAVGGFTLWETSLEVRVPLSGPLSTAAFCDASDVSPQRVSFRLDRPHLSCGLGIRYDTPVGPIRLDLGYRIPGLQVLKDLTPQEKFEEGDPGDILGIPIAIAFGIGESF; encoded by the coding sequence TTGTCTAGCAGCATCCTTGCCTTCTTGGCGGTGCTGCTTTTGACGCTCACGGGGTGCACGTCCATCCCCAAGGGGCGCTCGGCGATCGACACGGTCACCATCCGTGGCAGCTCGAAGGTCGAAGACTCGGACATCGAGGAGCGCCTGGCCACCGCCGAGACGCCGAAGTTCCTGGGCATGTTTCGCGGCGTGGTCTTCGAGTACGAGCTATACGACCGGTTCGTCTTCCAACGCGACTTGGCCCGCGTGGAACGATTTTACCGCGCCCGTGGTTTCTACGATGCGCACGCCCGCGCCGGGCGTATCACGCGCATTTCCGAGAACCACGTGCGGGTCGAAGTCGTGGTGGAAGAAGGAAAAGCGATCGTCGTGCACAGCGTGGCCCTGCATGGCATCGAGAGCCTCTCTCCGCGTGAGTCCCGCGCCGTGCGCCGTGCCATCCGCAAGACGCTGCCGGACGATCAGCCCTTCGACGAGGACAAATACAAAGACGCGGAGATTCAGGTCGTGCGTGCGCTCACCGACCGCGGCTTCGCCTACGCCAAGGCCGACCGCGATGCCAGCGTCGATCTGGTCGCGCACACGGCGGACGTCTCGTTCACCGTCACCTTGGGCAAGAAGGTGCAATTCGGCGAGGTGACCTACGAGGGCAACGGCGACATTCCACTCGAGCCGGTGAAGCGCGCGCTGGACATCAACCCCGGCGAGCCGTACTCCACGGCCGATCTCGACGCCGCCCAGCAGGCCTTGCTCGATCTGCAGGTCTTCAGCTCCGTGGAGATCATTCCGGACTTGGAGCACCCCGAGACGGGGAAGGTGCCCCTCCACGTCAAATTGGAACCGTCGAAGCTGCGCACCATCAAGTTGGGCGGCGGTATCGAGTTCGACAAGATTCGCTCCGACGTTCACTTACTCTTTGGGTGGGAGCACCACAATTACCTCGGTGGATTGCGCACGCTGTCGGTGCAGTTTCGACCGGGCCTGGTGTTCTATCCGCTGCGGGCCGACAACATCGTCATGCCGCGGGATTTCCTTCCCATGGAAAAACTGCGCATCGAACTGAGGCAGCCAGGCTTTCTCGAGGCGCGGACCTCTGGCTTCATTCGCCCGGAATTCAACGTCATTCCCTTCATCCCACCGATCGATACGAAGTACATCGATACGGCGCCGGTCATTGGATACGCGGAGGCCAAGACCGCGGTGGGAGTCGACCGTACCTTCGGGAAAATCTACGCCGCCCTCGTGCAGAGCGTGAATGTCGCCTACCCGTTTTCGTATTTGGGTGAGAAGGACGATGCACTGCGTACATTGGTCATCTCCGGCCCCGAGCTGATCACGAACCTGGACCTTCGTGACAACCGGGTTCACCCTCACAAGGGTTTCTATCTGGGGAACAACTTGCAAGTCGCAGGCGGAATCTTTGGCGGCCACGCATCGGACATCAAGATCCAGCCGGATGCGCGTGCGTACATTCCGTTGCCGCACAAGATCACCTTGGCGATGCGGTTGAGCGTCGGCTTCCTCTTTCCATTCAATTACGGTGAGGTGGTGCGCAACAAATTGGGCGAGGAGCTCGATCCCAAGAACAATGCGCAGCGGGCGGAGCGAACGCGCGATTTCCAGATCATGTACTTCCGCGGCCTGTTCTCCGGCGGCTCGAGCTCGAACCGCGGCTATGCGCTGCGCAGCATCGGTCCGCACGCCATCGTTCCATTTCTCAATCCGGACCTGGCCTCGCTCCAATTGGACGAGCCCGAGTGCGCCTCGGTCAACACGGCGGGACTGCCGCAGATACCGCAACCGCAATGCGGTATCGCCGTTGGGGGTTTCACACTTTGGGAAACCTCCCTCGAGGTGCGCGTTCCCCTCTCGGGTCCACTCAGCACCGCGGCGTTCTGCGACGCGAGCGATGTTTCGCCTCAGCGCGTGAGCTTCCGTTTGGATCGGCCGCACCTTTCGTGCGGGCTCGGGATCCGTTACGACACACCGGTAGGGCCTATCCGGCTCGACCTCGGCTACCGAATCCCCGGCTTGCAGGTGCTCAAGGACCTCACGCCCCAAGAGAAATTCGAAGAGGGCGACCCGGGCGACATTCTCGGCATCCCCATAGCGATTGCGTTCGGCATCGGGGAGAGCTTTTGA
- a CDS encoding peptide chain release factor 3, whose amino-acid sequence MDDKLLAHHIAERRTFAIISHPDAGKTTLTEKLLLYGGAIKLAGAVKAKRGRASAVSDWMEMERERGISITSSVLQFPYRGLAMNLLDTPGHADFSEDTYRTLHAADGAVMLLDCAKGVEAQTKKLFRVCRQRKMPIFTFVNKMDRPGREPFDLVGEVEHVLEIGVYPVTWPIYRGATFRGIVYRGFHKDEPKRVYLFDSARAGVSSALQGSEVAPVTVTGLDDPALMNELDVEGYERLCEESALLDEAGDDFDVDRFLAGEVSPMFFGSAMNNFGIEAFLEAFCQRMPAPVAREGSKGRVDPLEPFSAFIFKIQANMDRAHRDRVAFMRVCSGRFERGMRVHHVRSKKDMRLANPTTFLAQERTIVDEGFAGDVLGIYDPGVFEIGDTLTSGASFTFEEIPSFSPEYFVRVGMLDPMRRKQLKRGLDALAQEGTIQQYIPERGGDPILGAVGRLQLEVVKHRLKSEYDVDARLEPMQCEFVRWVSREDGTDLDLLAFDRERVGIPARDVRGRAVVLFAGEWQLNSAKREFSGIKYTETAFGTAVNTR is encoded by the coding sequence ATGGATGACAAGCTTCTCGCCCACCACATTGCCGAACGTCGCACGTTCGCCATCATTTCTCACCCCGACGCGGGCAAGACCACGCTCACGGAGAAGCTGCTGCTTTACGGGGGAGCCATCAAGTTGGCCGGCGCCGTGAAGGCCAAGCGTGGGCGCGCCTCCGCGGTGAGCGACTGGATGGAGATGGAGCGCGAGCGCGGCATCTCCATCACGTCGAGCGTGCTTCAATTCCCGTACCGCGGTCTGGCCATGAACCTGCTGGACACGCCGGGCCACGCCGACTTCAGCGAGGACACGTACCGTACGTTGCACGCCGCCGATGGCGCGGTGATGCTCCTCGACTGCGCCAAGGGCGTCGAGGCGCAGACGAAGAAGCTCTTTCGCGTCTGCCGCCAGCGAAAAATGCCCATCTTCACCTTCGTGAACAAGATGGACCGCCCCGGCCGCGAGCCGTTCGATCTCGTGGGCGAGGTCGAGCACGTGCTCGAGATAGGCGTCTACCCGGTGACGTGGCCCATCTACCGCGGTGCCACGTTCCGCGGCATCGTCTACCGCGGCTTTCACAAGGACGAGCCGAAGCGCGTCTACCTCTTCGACTCGGCGCGCGCCGGCGTTTCCAGCGCGCTGCAAGGCTCGGAGGTGGCGCCGGTCACCGTGACGGGGCTGGACGATCCCGCGCTGATGAACGAGCTCGATGTGGAGGGCTACGAGCGGCTGTGCGAAGAGTCGGCGCTTCTCGACGAAGCAGGGGACGACTTCGACGTCGATCGCTTCCTCGCGGGCGAGGTGTCGCCCATGTTCTTCGGCAGCGCGATGAACAACTTCGGCATCGAGGCGTTCCTCGAGGCCTTCTGCCAGCGCATGCCGGCGCCGGTGGCGCGCGAAGGCTCCAAGGGACGCGTCGATCCACTGGAGCCGTTCAGCGCCTTCATCTTCAAGATTCAGGCGAACATGGATCGCGCGCACCGCGATCGCGTCGCGTTCATGCGCGTGTGCTCGGGCCGGTTCGAGCGCGGCATGCGCGTGCACCACGTGCGCAGCAAGAAGGACATGCGCCTGGCCAATCCGACGACGTTCCTCGCGCAAGAGCGCACCATCGTCGACGAGGGCTTCGCCGGCGACGTCCTCGGCATCTACGACCCGGGCGTCTTCGAGATCGGCGACACGCTCACCTCGGGCGCGAGTTTCACCTTCGAAGAGATCCCAAGCTTCTCGCCCGAGTACTTCGTGCGCGTGGGCATGCTGGATCCGATGCGCCGCAAGCAGCTCAAACGCGGCCTCGACGCGCTCGCCCAAGAGGGGACCATTCAGCAATACATCCCGGAGCGAGGCGGCGACCCGATCTTGGGCGCCGTCGGCCGGCTCCAGCTCGAGGTGGTGAAACACCGCCTCAAGTCGGAATACGACGTCGACGCACGCCTCGAACCGATGCAGTGCGAGTTCGTGCGCTGGGTCTCACGCGAAGACGGCACTGACCTCGATCTTCTCGCCTTCGATCGCGAACGCGTGGGCATCCCCGCCCGCGACGTGCGCGGCCGCGCCGTCGTCCTCTTCGCCGGCGAGTGGCAATTGAACAGCGCCAAACGCGAATTCTCGGGCATCAAATACACCGAAACCGCCTTCGGCACCGCCGTGAACACCCGCTAG
- a CDS encoding translocation/assembly module TamB has product MRLRRTLGVFGAVIGTAVTFAVATVGGVLLHINLPATRRVIAAQVNNVLATTFQGKLTVQRIGRIGLGGVSELRGVSATLDDPDGKRVAWLDGVNASIDTRDLVRSLLREKGAIRIVLPELSVDAAEVSLDSDSSGSLGLAHAFESVSPSPPDAPPGRGVNVGIPNIALHHVWVHGTMGGAPPIDAEVNEARVAVLVEPGITIDVKQAKLVTRALPRGANPQGDLTAHIAMPSATGQEMGLTATFAGDVAGIPATVNASMDGSRVDAVVDLPHATRDRLRALAPEVEWGADGKVHAEAHGTLPRLAVTADVAFEREAGAKPAKVHVAGDVRVAPVTSVDLTTEVRDVDVRAFSSTAPPSDLSADVKASVRLDEHGDPQGTYEVRVLPGEVAGQRVPSVKLQGKVQGTRISVRGHVDEPGAPTEIIASFNGKRPEPTVKFETHTHIPSLDGIRRVGPIAQGAVDVHTRGVIKLGSPTIDARVDVEGRGIEQSGVALRTVHIGGRVTGELTNPFVDANIEGNDLDAQGRHFPEVTVQVRGPVLAPVIGAVAHGQDETRIEVGAAVQVADGVTLRDVRLDFVEPDVAMVTRAERIHIGKNGILVEDTVIKGLGAPMMVRAERNKEGIRVRLRNEGLDLTKVSRLAQLDPALIRAGTLDCDVDLVVHPKGVDGTVALGLKHAKVGAVEDASANLHATFDDKNVELKVHAASARRGSVDIETTTLKLPGSPLDPNAWEKVIGKVHIESTLDIDEMRDLIPKTTPFRPTDGTLLVNLDLERDQGHEEPDLTLSVRTEKLALQARRKRFVDADGNKVVAPPAWKLEGVDFALDATINGEDGTSHISAKVADATSPLVEFDAEGTIPYRKLLRDEMAGHPAHAMGLLERSPWSAKLSIPRRRLDSLPALLGTKELLGEVDFALRVEGTALEPRIGLAAHAIDVKRRRGADYPATSVDLLAQYNGGKATAGISVRLPEPQKGATRLQRAQQNATAAATVPDTPRQEVFALHADANVKLADLLHPPKKGPAWDATAHAKIKSFPLESVAFFSDRNMRGHVSGEFDITDLHRNGRAHAEVRFEGLRVGRAEYTGAKVSADLDDAGARAHVRFDQKDGFAQVDVRGKSVWGAQVAPALDRTKPVEAEIKAEGFRIAALLPFLQPTVSDIDGRVHADAHVFLPPPTHAQTKDEEDEEHPTMEGNISLRDGTVELPILGEKLQGLRANVVIERGGRVRVDGIEARTDEGHVTGEASVRLAGLKLLDANASFEIPRGEAFPISLHGEELGEVFGKLSIRAAGDPAQKAMTVDVDVPSMHIKLPDTSSHAVLDLDRAEKIRVGVHRKPKELTLLPLTPQEYEPEEVKPAGAQTKLTIRTKLGHDIEVRRGSDIRIQMTGDTAVAVNGETKMTGQLRLLGGNLEVQGKRFEIEKGTVTFTGDPSNPVIVVTAGWSAPNGARVYADYLGPLKTGKVNLRSEPARSQNDILALILYGTDQGGNAPKPRSASGTTQAVGVGGGFATQGLNKALEDITGSDVVSVRLDTSSSANPRPEVEFQISRRISLQLATVFGRLPFDQPDRNLATVDWRFRTNWSVETTVGDKGSSMIDLIWQRRY; this is encoded by the coding sequence ATGAGATTGCGCCGGACCCTGGGTGTCTTCGGTGCGGTGATCGGAACGGCCGTCACCTTCGCCGTAGCGACCGTGGGCGGCGTGCTCTTGCACATCAACCTGCCGGCCACCCGAAGGGTCATCGCCGCGCAGGTGAACAACGTGCTCGCGACGACGTTTCAGGGCAAGCTCACCGTCCAGCGCATCGGTCGCATTGGACTCGGCGGGGTGAGCGAGCTGCGCGGCGTCAGCGCCACGTTGGACGATCCCGACGGCAAGCGCGTGGCCTGGCTCGACGGCGTGAACGCGTCCATCGACACGCGCGATCTCGTGCGCTCCTTGCTCCGCGAGAAGGGGGCCATTCGCATCGTCCTGCCGGAGCTTTCCGTCGATGCCGCGGAGGTGTCGCTCGATTCGGATTCCTCGGGCTCGCTGGGCCTTGCGCACGCATTCGAGTCGGTGTCGCCGAGCCCTCCGGATGCGCCCCCCGGGCGCGGCGTGAACGTGGGCATTCCCAACATCGCGCTTCATCATGTGTGGGTGCACGGCACGATGGGCGGCGCCCCGCCCATCGACGCCGAGGTGAACGAGGCACGCGTCGCGGTGCTCGTCGAGCCGGGCATCACCATCGACGTGAAGCAGGCGAAGCTCGTCACCCGGGCGCTGCCCAGGGGTGCGAACCCGCAAGGCGATCTCACGGCGCACATCGCGATGCCGTCGGCCACGGGGCAAGAAATGGGGCTGACGGCGACGTTTGCCGGCGACGTCGCGGGGATCCCCGCCACGGTGAATGCCTCGATGGATGGCTCACGCGTCGACGCGGTGGTGGACCTGCCGCACGCCACGCGCGATCGCCTGCGTGCCCTCGCGCCCGAGGTCGAGTGGGGCGCCGACGGCAAGGTCCACGCGGAGGCCCACGGCACCTTGCCGCGCCTTGCGGTCACCGCCGACGTGGCCTTCGAGCGCGAGGCCGGGGCCAAGCCCGCGAAGGTTCACGTGGCCGGCGACGTGCGCGTTGCACCGGTAACGTCGGTGGACCTCACGACGGAGGTGCGCGACGTCGACGTGCGCGCATTCTCGTCGACCGCGCCCCCGTCGGACCTCTCGGCCGACGTGAAGGCCTCCGTCCGGCTCGACGAACACGGCGATCCGCAGGGGACCTACGAGGTGCGCGTGCTACCCGGCGAGGTGGCCGGCCAGCGCGTTCCGTCCGTGAAGCTCCAAGGCAAGGTCCAGGGCACGCGCATCAGCGTGCGCGGCCACGTCGACGAGCCAGGCGCACCGACGGAGATCATCGCCTCGTTCAACGGCAAGCGCCCCGAGCCCACGGTCAAATTCGAAACGCACACGCACATCCCCAGCCTCGATGGAATTCGTCGCGTCGGCCCCATCGCGCAGGGCGCGGTCGACGTCCACACGCGCGGCGTGATCAAGCTGGGAAGCCCCACCATCGACGCGCGCGTCGACGTCGAGGGGCGCGGCATCGAGCAGTCCGGCGTGGCCCTTCGCACGGTGCACATCGGCGGACGCGTCACCGGCGAGCTCACGAATCCGTTCGTCGACGCCAACATCGAGGGCAACGATCTCGATGCGCAGGGCCGCCATTTTCCCGAGGTAACCGTGCAGGTGCGCGGGCCGGTCCTGGCGCCGGTCATCGGGGCAGTGGCGCACGGCCAGGACGAGACCCGCATCGAGGTCGGCGCCGCGGTGCAGGTCGCCGACGGCGTCACCTTGCGCGACGTGCGGCTCGACTTCGTGGAGCCCGACGTGGCGATGGTCACGCGCGCGGAGCGCATCCACATCGGCAAGAATGGGATCCTCGTCGAGGACACGGTCATCAAGGGCCTGGGCGCGCCCATGATGGTCCGCGCGGAGCGCAACAAGGAGGGCATCCGCGTCCGCCTGCGCAACGAAGGGCTCGACCTCACCAAGGTATCGCGCCTGGCGCAGCTCGATCCGGCGTTGATCCGTGCCGGCACACTCGATTGCGACGTCGACCTGGTCGTGCACCCCAAGGGCGTCGACGGCACGGTCGCCCTCGGGTTGAAGCACGCGAAAGTCGGCGCCGTGGAGGACGCGAGCGCGAACCTCCATGCGACGTTCGACGACAAGAACGTCGAACTCAAGGTGCATGCTGCCTCGGCGCGTCGCGGCTCGGTGGACATCGAGACGACGACGTTGAAACTCCCCGGCTCGCCGCTCGATCCCAATGCGTGGGAAAAGGTCATCGGCAAGGTCCACATCGAGAGCACGCTCGACATCGACGAGATGCGCGACCTCATTCCGAAAACCACGCCGTTCCGGCCCACCGACGGCACCCTGCTGGTGAACCTCGACCTCGAGCGCGACCAGGGGCACGAGGAGCCGGATCTGACGCTCTCGGTGCGCACGGAAAAACTGGCGCTGCAGGCTCGGCGCAAGCGCTTCGTCGATGCCGATGGCAACAAGGTCGTGGCCCCGCCCGCGTGGAAGCTCGAGGGGGTCGACTTCGCGCTCGACGCGACCATCAACGGCGAGGACGGCACGAGCCACATCTCGGCAAAGGTCGCCGACGCGACATCGCCGCTCGTCGAGTTCGATGCCGAGGGCACGATCCCGTACCGCAAACTGCTGCGCGACGAGATGGCCGGTCACCCGGCGCACGCCATGGGTCTCTTGGAGCGTTCGCCTTGGTCGGCGAAGCTCAGCATTCCGCGACGCAGGCTCGATAGCTTGCCGGCCCTCTTGGGCACGAAAGAGCTCCTGGGCGAGGTCGACTTCGCGCTGCGCGTGGAGGGCACGGCCCTCGAGCCGCGCATCGGGCTCGCGGCCCACGCCATCGACGTCAAACGCCGCCGCGGGGCCGACTACCCGGCGACCAGCGTCGATTTGCTTGCACAATACAATGGTGGAAAGGCGACGGCGGGCATCTCGGTGCGCTTGCCAGAGCCGCAAAAGGGCGCCACACGCCTGCAACGCGCCCAGCAAAATGCGACGGCCGCCGCCACCGTGCCGGATACGCCGCGCCAGGAGGTGTTCGCGCTGCACGCGGATGCGAACGTGAAGCTCGCGGACCTTCTGCACCCGCCGAAGAAGGGCCCCGCGTGGGATGCGACCGCCCACGCGAAGATCAAGAGCTTCCCGCTGGAGAGCGTCGCCTTCTTCTCGGATCGAAACATGCGCGGCCATGTCAGCGGCGAGTTCGACATCACCGACCTTCACCGCAACGGCCGCGCGCATGCCGAGGTGCGCTTCGAGGGATTGCGCGTGGGGCGCGCGGAATACACCGGGGCCAAGGTCTCGGCCGACTTGGACGACGCGGGGGCGCGGGCGCACGTGCGCTTCGATCAGAAAGACGGATTCGCGCAGGTGGACGTGCGCGGCAAGTCCGTTTGGGGCGCCCAAGTCGCGCCGGCGCTCGATCGGACGAAGCCCGTCGAGGCGGAAATCAAGGCCGAGGGCTTCCGCATCGCGGCCCTGCTCCCCTTCCTGCAGCCCACGGTGAGCGACATCGACGGGCGCGTGCACGCCGACGCGCACGTGTTCCTTCCGCCGCCCACGCACGCGCAGACGAAGGACGAGGAGGACGAAGAGCACCCGACCATGGAGGGCAACATTTCGCTTCGCGATGGCACGGTGGAGCTGCCGATCCTCGGCGAAAAGCTCCAAGGCCTGCGCGCCAACGTGGTCATCGAGCGCGGAGGGCGCGTGCGAGTCGATGGCATCGAAGCGCGCACCGACGAAGGGCACGTGACCGGCGAGGCTTCGGTGCGGCTCGCGGGGTTGAAGCTCCTGGACGCAAATGCCTCGTTCGAGATCCCCAGGGGCGAGGCCTTCCCCATCAGCCTTCACGGCGAGGAGCTGGGCGAGGTGTTCGGCAAGCTTTCCATTCGCGCGGCGGGCGATCCGGCGCAGAAGGCCATGACCGTCGATGTGGATGTGCCCTCCATGCACATCAAGCTTCCCGACACGTCGAGCCACGCCGTGTTGGACCTGGACCGCGCGGAGAAAATCCGAGTCGGCGTGCACCGCAAGCCCAAGGAGCTCACGCTGCTGCCGCTGACGCCACAGGAATACGAGCCGGAGGAAGTAAAGCCGGCAGGGGCCCAGACGAAGCTCACCATTCGCACGAAGCTCGGCCACGACATCGAGGTGCGACGCGGCTCGGACATCCGCATCCAGATGACCGGCGATACGGCCGTCGCCGTCAACGGCGAGACGAAGATGACTGGGCAACTTCGCCTCCTGGGCGGGAATCTCGAGGTGCAGGGCAAGCGCTTCGAAATCGAAAAGGGTACGGTCACCTTCACGGGCGATCCGAGCAACCCGGTGATCGTCGTCACCGCGGGTTGGTCGGCTCCGAACGGCGCGCGTGTTTATGCCGACTATCTGGGCCCCCTCAAGACCGGCAAAGTGAACCTGCGTTCCGAACCGGCCCGCTCGCAAAATGACATTCTGGCCCTGATCCTTTACGGCACGGACCAAGGCGGAAACGCGCCGAAGCCGCGCTCGGCCAGCGGCACGACGCAGGCCGTGGGCGTGGGCGGAGGGTTTGCGACGCAGGGGCTGAACAAGGCCCTCGAGGACATCACCGGCAGCGACGTGGTGAGCGTACGGCTGGACACCTCCAGCTCTGCCAATCCTCGGCCGGAGGTGGAATTCCAGATATCGCGGCGCATTTCGTTGCAGCTCGCCACCGTCTTTGGGCGTTTGCCATTCGACCAACCGGACCGAAACCTTGCCACCGTCGATTGGCGATTTCGCACGAATTGGTCGGTGGAAACCACGGTGGGCGACAAGGGCAGTTCGATGATCGATTTGATTTGGCAAAGGCGATATTGA
- a CDS encoding phage holin family protein: MDPRSVDETPTGELIKRALDDARELVRIEVGLAKEEAREQLASAKRAVIAGAVAFVAALLFLATATMAVVLALGGGALIALGISGIYLVVAGVAGAVAYRLVPRKPVEETRRRIEGEIKELKEHVA, from the coding sequence ATGGATCCACGTTCGGTCGACGAGACCCCCACGGGCGAACTGATCAAACGGGCCCTCGATGACGCACGGGAACTCGTGCGCATCGAGGTGGGGTTGGCCAAGGAAGAAGCTCGCGAGCAGCTCGCGTCGGCCAAGCGGGCGGTCATCGCCGGTGCGGTCGCGTTCGTCGCCGCCTTGCTGTTTCTGGCCACGGCGACGATGGCGGTGGTGCTCGCGCTCGGCGGCGGGGCCCTCATTGCCCTCGGAATTTCGGGCATTTACCTGGTGGTGGCCGGCGTGGCGGGCGCAGTCGCATACCGCCTCGTGCCGAGAAAGCCCGTCGAGGAAACGCGGCGGCGCATCGAGGGCGAGATCAAAGAACTCAAGGAGCACGTGGCATGA
- a CDS encoding aldo/keto reductase, producing MSADHSGNSGIPRRTFLGSIALSILANACNQELQADEGQSSSALTEDESLAIPRRKLGKTGVSVSMVGLGGWHASVPQLQVSESIRIIQSAIDRGINFLDNCWDYHDGEAERRMGLALRHGYRHRVFLMTKLDGRTRASAKGQLEQSLRRLRTDMIDLVQVHEVIRDSDPERAFKEGGIEALIEARQAGKIRFIGFTGHKDPSIHLKMLETADKYGFCFDTVQMPLNVMDAHFRSFEHHVLPVLLRKGIGVLGMKSTGNGVILQSGVVNAIECIHYAMNLPTSVVVTGCDSMAILDQAIRAARTFKPMSKAQVRELLARTRDAALTGRYEVFKTTEELDATTTHPWWLDTDCIKEDCSSL from the coding sequence ATGAGCGCCGACCACTCAGGTAACTCTGGCATTCCGCGTCGTACCTTTCTCGGGTCGATCGCCTTGTCGATCCTCGCGAACGCCTGCAATCAGGAATTGCAGGCCGATGAAGGCCAATCGTCTTCGGCCCTCACGGAAGACGAAAGCCTTGCCATCCCCCGGCGAAAACTCGGCAAGACCGGTGTTTCCGTTTCGATGGTGGGGCTGGGCGGATGGCACGCCTCCGTTCCGCAGCTGCAGGTGAGCGAATCGATTCGCATCATTCAATCGGCGATCGATCGCGGGATTAACTTCCTCGACAATTGCTGGGATTACCACGATGGCGAGGCGGAGCGGCGCATGGGCCTCGCGCTCCGCCATGGCTACCGCCATCGCGTCTTTTTGATGACGAAGCTCGACGGCCGCACCCGCGCCTCGGCCAAAGGGCAGCTCGAGCAGTCACTGCGGCGATTGCGCACGGACATGATCGACCTGGTGCAGGTCCACGAGGTGATTCGCGACAGCGATCCCGAACGCGCCTTCAAGGAGGGCGGCATCGAGGCACTCATCGAGGCGCGCCAGGCGGGCAAGATCCGCTTCATTGGATTCACGGGCCACAAGGACCCGAGCATTCACTTGAAGATGCTCGAGACAGCCGACAAATACGGATTCTGTTTCGACACCGTGCAAATGCCGCTCAACGTCATGGATGCACACTTCCGCAGCTTCGAGCACCACGTGCTCCCGGTGCTTTTGCGAAAAGGCATCGGCGTGCTGGGCATGAAGTCCACGGGCAACGGCGTGATTTTGCAGAGCGGCGTGGTCAATGCCATCGAGTGCATTCACTACGCCATGAACCTTCCCACGTCGGTGGTGGTCACCGGCTGCGACAGCATGGCCATTCTCGATCAAGCCATCCGCGCCGCGCGCACCTTCAAACCCATGTCCAAGGCCCAAGTGCGCGAACTCCTCGCCCGCACCCGCGACGCCGCCCTGACCGGCCGCTACGAGGTCTTCAAAACCACCGAAGAACTCGACGCCACCACCACCCACCCCTGGTGGCTCGACACCGACTGCATCAAAGAAGACTGCAGCTCGCTCTAG